The Mytilus edulis chromosome 5, xbMytEdul2.2, whole genome shotgun sequence genomic interval AGTCTTACCTTTCCGGATCTTAATCATTACAAAGACCACAACCGCAATTAAAACAATTACAGACACCATACTCCCACACACAGCACCAATAATTACACCTGATGACAAAGTTTCTGGTTTTATTGTTGAAGCTTAAACAAATAGAAAGTATCCTTTCAGTGTTAACGTAATGGTATCTATTCTATGACTTCAATTAAAGTAACCATTTGCAAATAATGAACAGTTATACCGACAAAAGAAGTAACATATGGAAAATTCCATTACTATTTTTGGTCGATGCTTATAATCATCAAAGGCCGTAAATTCACCATATACATGACCAGATCAATTCAGCTGAACAAAATGGACATTCCGTTTTAATGAGCCAAATACACATAATCATCAAGAAAGGAAAAATTTACATTCGAAAATGCAAATTCGTTCACTTTGGTACCACGAAAGATTCGTAATATCACTAACACAAATTAAAGGACAAAGATCactatttatatttgatttcataaCAATGAGATGTGTTATTATGttgttattattataaatatttatgttgGCCTTATTACTGTTGcttggcctgatagttgtttacagaataatattagaactgtgcagtttagaaattaCTGGAACAATCATAGATAGTGATGGAATGATTAGAACTTTCCATTTAACTAACATAAtgattccagaatgatcctaataaaagatgcgttattcAAACTTATATAAGTTTCTAGAATCTTCCGTTCTAGTTTTCCAGGGCATTCTGTTTCTACAGTGTTCTAGAGATTtccgtgacaactatatatatacagacactaaagtaaAACTTTCAGACTAAGACATCGATatacattagtattcacagcatttgaattgacacttttattctacattgtgcaaacaacatcatactaTATTGTAACCTTAGTAGAGAACGTAATATTCGGATTGGATTTCCGTGAAGATCTCCGGATACTAATAacgataaaagattggactcatattttgacagttaagttgacagtaatatttgtgttatactttttgtaaacttttgtataataattaaattttcatatcgatttgtgtcttttgttggctacgaTTTAAAGGTGATTTCTGACCGTAACAGATGAATAATGTATAAGATGAAAAATATCGGTTGGTCAGTTTATGAACATACAATCGGCCGGTTGTTTATAACAAATAAGCAGCAACCAATTCGTTCTAACcacaatttgatatattttgaacTCATAGTAGTTTTCGCAGTTTGACAAAGGTAAACCGAAATATTTCGTCGTTCTATTCTTTTTCACTTTCTAACTGGATCAGATACAATTTTACTTTATAGACATAAATTATACTTTCTCTTCTGAAGTTATAGTACATATTGTACATGTTAATGATGATGTACTGTGATCTTAGGTTATAACGATTTCGGATGATTAAAATGGCTTTCCAAAATAAACTTATTGTAGAAGGATGTTTTATATTCTTGCATGAacaatctacccgaaaatattaCGTTGCAACTATTTATcatgtgaataaaaaaataacacaaaacatcgtTTCctgaaaaatatctattttttgttGTTCACTTATGTTCCCAAACAATTCATATGTCAGTTACTAATGTTcattttgtttgataaaattattcttttaaaGTTATTATACACGATATACTTTGAACTTTATTAATCTATAtccatataatatatattttattttgtaagttAGTTATGTCTTACTTGATATTTCCAAAGCCACAGTGTGTTCTACAGATTTTCCAATACCATTTTCTAATATTAACGTATAGTTAGTGAAGTCCTcctttgttaaatcattaattgtTAGAATTGATTTATAGCCATCTACTTTGACAGTTTTACCATGGAAAACATCTTCCACCTTGGTAAGGGATTCCGAAAAAAGAAATTTGGTTGATGTTTGAATCTGTTTTCCATTATTGAACCATGCATTGTAAATGAACTTAGGAACACTGAACACGTGAACAACTATATGAACAGTTGTATCAATCTCTCCATACTGTATATTTCTTTCATCGTTGTCTGCAGTAAATACTGGTTGtgctatataaaaaaagtaggtatcaaagacttatcagtgagtctcaaataaaaaagaataactaTTAAAAAATGATTGAGCCTGGGAATGTTAGCTTATCCCCTAATTGTGTTAGCCTTTCTGCAAAATAGTGCTAAAGAATAAATGCAATACAAGTGGGTAACAATTCATTGTTTTGTCCAAAAAACTGAACTTTgagtattgtttattctttagttttctatgttgtgtcatgtgtactattgtttgtctgtttatctgtttcgtttttagccatggcgttgtcagtttattttcgatttatgagtttgactgtccctctggtatctttcttccctctcttttttatattgttttgtatattgtgttttgtagtctgtaacgttgttttttttttgtctttttcgttgTTAGTTTGTCTCTGGTTTACAAGTATTAATATATGTGTATGTTTCGCCTCTTTTTTACACCAAATGAAGAGGCTGTGGACGACTTGAAAACATTGATTGCAAATAATGAATCCTAGCATATTCGTTGTTATAGAGGAACATCGATTTCAAGATAGTGAAAATAATTGTTGTTCTTCATTCAGTACAAGATTAACTAGATGCAATTATTTGCGAGCAGTTTAAAGCATTTGCAATACTAAATTTCATGGAATACAATTAATTGCATAACAACTAATCAAATAATACCATAAACAGTAAATTTTGCCGCTCCTTTGCGTTTTTCTGATCCATCTGTACCTTGAATACCATTACTAACTGTACACACATATTCACCGTTGTCTTGATATCTAAGTGCTGTAGGAACTGCAGGTAAAGTTAAGATAGTGTCCCCCTCTAGTTCCCGAATAGTTTGTCCATACAAAGACCTATGCTGCCATTTATAAAATGTGTATGTATCAGGATAACCATCAGCTGTACAATTTATTGTTCGTGTTGGATCGTTCATTTCATAGGTGACATTAGAAACTGAAACATCTGGTGGAACTGTAAGAAATTCAATTTAAATTCAAGAAATCGCTCACACCTCTTTTAAATGTTCGTATGATAATCTTATGAAAATATGATAACACATTCGAAGACCATTATCAAGGAAATATTTTGTTCCTATAGTCTATAACATACTCAATGAAGCAATTCTCCATTTAAGAGTTTTTGGATAACCTGAATGAATTGCGTCAACCCATTTATTCTTGTAAAGATTTGGATACACTAGTTTCATAGAATTATTTAAAACATTCAATACACAAACTCataaacatacaaatgtattttttttcctgttttacGGTTTTCCCTTTACTAATCACGCGTACATGAGCTGGCGTAAAAGTAAAATTAGTTCATAAATACATTGAGTGATAACCCATTCATATCTACTAATACAAAAAGAAGCTGTttttgattgtcaatgagacaactcttcacaagagaccaaatgacataaaaattgataactttAGATCACCATGTAATAGCTGTTTATTTGCGGAAAAAAAGTAATTTACgtcaattttacatttaaaaattttataataaCTAATCATAATGTATTGAATTTGGATAGTCTGTAAAACATGGTAAcatctttacattttaaaaaatacgGAATTCCTTAAATCAAGGAACTATAttctatttgttagataacttacATCTTACGAATAAATTTATCTGGTTTGAAAATCCACCAATGGTGTTGTTTGCTGTACATTTTATCGACTGTAAGTTGAAATTTCTGTCCACCGTATATGTTAATGTAGATGTCACCGTGAACGTTTCATCGCCCCCTTTTTTTTCTTGTGATGATGCTAAATTTGTTACATCAGTTTGGCCTATCATCCACCAAATGGCGGCAGCAGGACGGCTTCCAGTTGATGTACAAGATATAGAAAATGGAACCATCTCCAACGTATTTACGAGAGGTGCACTGAACACTGGCATTAAAGGCATTACTGAAATGGATAACATATAAGAACGATTATTGAATCTAAACAAAAATCGATACTCATATATGTTTCTGCAAACATGCGCTTATAACTTGGTGTTTTGCATAtcgataaaacaataaaaaggttCAAGGGTTCAAATATCCAACTATCTGTAGTTTTTTGTcatgtttcatttaaaaaaaaaaaaatatcaatatttatgaaaaaaaaaacaatgtgtgGTTGAACATTGAAAGTGTCAAATGTTTTATGTAAGGATAGAAAAACAATATCTGAATATAAAGCATGTTTAGTAACAAGTCAGTCTATAGTAATTTATCActgctttttttattttattttttttgggggagggggctaatttaaatttattcatgGAAGGAATTGAACATTTAGAAAATATCTgcttttaaatttgcaaaatgaTTGTTAACAGAATATTACTGTTTCGTGTCGATAAATGTTTCCCAAACATATGGCCAATGTCTAAAATAGTTGTATTGAAGAGAAAAACTGCTTGGTGTTCAACCTTTGTAGTAGTAATAAAGCTATTGATATATCAAAAAGagtaactttttttctaaactttaGCAGATTGTTccccaaagtgaaaatatttGGTAAACGGCGTGATTctcttacatgtacatatatctgCCATAATTCATATTACTCTTTTAATCTCTGTTTTTGTATTATCGAATTAGTTGTATCCTTTAAAGTGTTCAGCCTTTATACacgttatgtattatcatcaaatacaacttacatttaaatatcaaGAATTACCACGAATCCATTTAATACAAAAAACATCTAAAATTAAACTCAAATGCAAAagttgtgaagatttcagtaatttagcatgacttaatgatgctagtacccgataaatGTGCATTATATCGTCAAAAACAGCCCATGATTATGTtgcagaagtattctactttccaattaATAGCTAAaagttaacattacaaaaaaaaatgtaaagttgatatattttggggccaaaaaggggtctttttactgaacctactcctttgacgaACACATTATTCTTCATCAACCATTCTGTTCGGAATTGATTGGGCAAATCAAGATAACTTGTTATAGAAATCTATTGATACCTACGATTGAGATATATTAGTGCAGTAGTTGTCATTGCAATATCCAAAGCATTACTATTTGCAACACATGAGACATTAGTTTTATCATAAATTCTTGGTATGTTTCGTAAAATGTATCGCAATTCCTGGACGTCAGTTTGAACTGTTGTGTCAAGCACTACAAGGGATAACATTGGAGCAGGAATTCCCTGAACAGCAACACATTCAATAAGCAGATCCTGTCCTTCTATTCCAATCAATATGTTTTCCATAGAGGCATTTTGTATAGTCAAACGCAAAGGCTGCTCTGAAGTAAAAAATAGGATTAAttcaacatttttgttattttcttctgACTTTATGTTTGTCCACAttgctttaaataaaaatcttcaatagtcataaatcaattgaacTTAAACAAATCTGGGTCACAAACTAGAAGACACCCTTACTTAAAAGAGTAGAATAGTATCTCAGTATAGAAAATAAACACATTatgaaatatcaaatgaaatggcttaactcaatcaaaaagtaataataacaaaacaagaaaacataCACTGCACGAATAATTGTATCTgtgacacaaaataaaatatataaaacaatgtcaAAAGGACAACTATAAACTAGGACAAGATGGCACTCACATGTAactataaataaaataactttgtTGGTAGgagtacgatttttttttttattttggtgttCAATGAACgcgaaaaaagaaataaaaaaaaatactgaactccaaggaaaattcaaaacatagagtccttaatcaaatggcaaaatcaaaagctgaaacacatccattatcactgaactagtatatatatttgtttagggtcagctgaaggacgcattcGCGTGCGGGAATTTTCCCTGCATTGAAGAtatattggtgaccttctgctgttgtctattctatggttgggttgttgtctctttgacacattcctcatttccattatcaattttacatcaaacgaatagataacattGTCATATTCTTGACCGATAACACAAAATATACCATTTGGTAGATTAATAATACTATTACTTATTAGCATACAACCGCGTACCATATAAAATTAGATGAATGTAGTATGTTTCGCTAAGCCCTCCTCGACATATGTAAGTTCCTTCATCATCGGGTTGAGCGTTCAGTACATGCAATCGGTAGTACAACCCAGTGTTTGTGACTGATATATTGTACTTTGTACCGTCAATAACATTACTCTCACTAGCTATTATGTTATTCCCATTTGAGTACCATTTAAGCCTGCTCCTTTCATATTTACACTGTAAAACTGCTTCATATCCTCGTTTAGCATACGTTTGAAAAGGGTCTGACGCTGTACCTGAACCTGTTGCACCAGCGTATAATACAAGTCTATCTACGAAATGAATGAAAACATCAATTGTTAGATTAGAATGAACAGTAAAAATGAAATGATGAACTATAGGTTCgtttaaaatatgaaatcattTGTCAAAACTTCCACCAACATCCTGACAAATCAGCATGACGATTATTTGTTCGTGCCATACTTATAAAAAACTAATATCCAACAGAATCAACAATGTGAGTTCAAACAAATCTTTCTTAAatagttcatttatgttttaGATAATGCATATGTTAAGGTTTATCTTATCGTAGAACGCAACCAAacaatcctgacatcccgaaggGTGTCTttcgacaagaaaaaccttaaaatatgcattgtcTGACTTATCTACCGTCGGAAAATTGAATGTTTTTACGATTTCGCAGAATGTCTATCCTATTTTACCGTTCACTAAAGTGGTTGATTTTGCTCTAGTGAGTCTAGTTATAACCAGGCCcaacaattaattaaaatatatatgcaaataaggtgaaaaaaaataactaaaatataaaaccaATTAATTAAGATATAAAAGTGTTTAATCAATGTCCAGTTATATTAAAATGAAACCGCATTACGACCATGGATGATATAGATTTTTCGTGTGCAAAATTCGTATTCTAAAGTAAGTGAAGAAAAGTAAAGTGATCttctaagtttttttttgtatttaaaacaatTGATATTTATTTGGAAATTACCCTTAATCAATTAGATATGGTCAACCAGAGACAGCCAGGTCAGTTAAAAGCAAGATTGAGGAATCGGTGCCGATAAATTCAGTACAAAATATAAATGGGATTATAATGTTTTTACTAGTTGGCAAGCCGAGGGCCGTTAACGTCGGATATCAGAAAATGTAGAAATGTTTTTGTCAGTCACTATAAATTCGGAATTGTTTCAAAATGATTTTGTTCCCATGGACAAAACAGAACTGTCCACTTCGTTAGAATATTGCATTTGTTTGCtgggacaaaaaaaaatggaGGTAAATATATCCGTCAAACAGTATTCCTCAATACAGGGATATATTCGTCATAAAAATCATCAAGTATACACTTCTTAGCAGAAACCGAATTTTCTCGAGCTAGACAAGTGTTAGATGATGTCATGAAATAAAGGACCGGTTATAAGCCTATGTGTCGATCGTTCACGCGAAACGTTAGTGTGTTGAACATATTTCACATGAGATAAAAACTAAACGAATTTAAATGACCTAAGCCGAGATTAAACGAAGcgtttaaattaaaattcattaattacaataaataaaaggATTGAGAAAATTATGATTTATTCATGATAATTTATTGTAAAGCAGACGACCTCATCGGAGACCTTCAGAACTTATTTCGTTCCGCGAGTGATTTCATCATTTATAGTGACTGACCTTTGGAAATATATATGTAGAATACTGATTGTAGTTCTTCATCTGTATTTGTCTGTTTAATTATAATAACGGGCAAACAATGATATTGAATACACAATCATAAAGTGAAATATAGTATAAAATCACACTGTTCAAAGTATCCAGTTTACGCAAATCATATATTGTATTTTATGCATTCCGTTTTATGACGACACACACACGCGAGTCGAACGTTAGATGAGTCGAATACTTTGGTATGAACACATCGAATACGACACTACGATATTTGTACAAATAAAGATAATTCACTCTCATGTAAAACCAATGAAACGTCGCTAGCAAAAAAAATCAgctcatagaaaaaaaattacgaaaataGCTATATTGCTTTGACAACTTATATGTATATACTTTTATACGGAGAAGTATTGCGGTTGAACTGCATACATAGATGTTTTattcatgacaaaaaaaatcgTACATCTACTGTACACCAGTACATGACCATgttgtttttatatgtaaaaaaccCAGTTACAGTGTAggtataaaatattataaagaaagaaGCAAAGGTACAAACATTCATTCAATGGGCAGTTTGTAATGAACAATTTTGAAGAGGTAGATGAGTTTCTGTTTGGTTTTCAAGAGcataaaatacacacaaaattaaatttgaataattgtccaggaataaattataaaattaggTCTTTGTTTCTCTGGTTAAAAAAtgaatttagattaaataaagaaaaaggcTTCAAGTCTTGTCTGTTGAAGTCTTCAAACAAGTGCAAAATCCAAATGGCAATACAAGATCAAAGTAATCTAATAAACCTATATACCGGGTACTAAGTACAAACAGATACAAAGCCTTAGTGTCATGGTAAATGAATCTTAATAACCGATATAACTGTTTATAAGTCAGGTAGAtagcttttgaaaataaaaacatcaaggttcatcataacaattTTCATGATAGTTGTGTTCACACCTCAAAAAAATCCGTCTTACTACAATCAAACCCATGCAACTAGAAAGGATTAATTACTAGGGTAGGTAAATACTTACTGTATGCAGCAATATGTAAAACGATTATGCAGGAGTAAGCAAAATCCATATGTAGATGTATATTCTTTTTTTCGATGTTGTaataaaacttcctgtttcaacacatataaaatatttgctatttaaaTTACACACACTAAAGTGTAATTCACAAAAGATTAAGAAAGATATAGTATTGGTATGATCAAAATACTTGCAACAACGCCGAAAGAGATATGTGTATATATACCATAAAtgatagaaataaaattgaaaatggaaacaaatgatattttgtttatacatgtatgtaaaaaaaaaagcagtcGTAAATGGTGTTTATGATATGTAagtttgtctgtttatttgatattatatgGTCCTTATGAGGTTGACATCAATCAATTGCATAGGAGAGCATTTTTAGAGAATGTAACAATACGCAACCCACTAGAAGTAGGCTTCCAATATATATCTGTATTAGATAACTGACCAAATGGAATCTTCAAAGTCAACATTTGCTTCAAATGCCATGAACTTATTTTCTCATTGTCAACTTTCAGCTCATTGCTCTATAAATAAAAGACCGGCCAACCCGTTTCATTTAACAGTGTTTAAAACAAGTATCTGATGATATGAAATGTCAGAGCTTTCTTTCCTTTATTGATAGTATACATTTATAATGGTTCAGTATAAATAGATTTTACTTTATGATCATCATTTTTCTGTTTTGTCATTGGCTAAAAGTATGGGAAATCCtttttgataaaacaatatatttaccatgtttaccgcTGCAAAAGTCATGAGAGGTTAATATCGGATTTGAAACACCGTCCTTGTAGATATATATAGATTCGCTGGTTTATGGCGTCAAATAAACTCCTGCgtgtttcttcttctttttgttttaattctccTTGTCTGTGAAccattttctcttcttttttgttggtttatttgttttttagtaAACTTTATTGAAAATTTCGACTTATGAAAATAAGCAACTGCAGAAGCAcctgctatattttgtataaaactgGTAATTATCATAATTCTCTCATAGTGCATAAGATTAATTACTGCTTTAAACATTAATTTGTTTACTTATTATTGTATATTCCCTAGGGTGTTTTCTAGGAAAATTTTACTGTATAGGTAACTACATAAAATATCAATAGCAAATGTTCACCCTTTTTTCCTATTTAAAACTTAAATAACCATGTCACCTCAAGTTCCCAACATGTTTTATAACagcatcatatatatatatatatgaaatggtGCTTTGAATCACCCGAAATATACTGTAGAAATTTTACTTACAGTCATATTATTGTTTCGCTCGTTTTCATGTGAAACTGGATGTGACGTAACATATTGTGGTGGTATTATACCTAAGTAGTCTAAATTTCTTATGTCTGATTTATGCTCAAACCAGAAGACATATGGAATACAATAACGTACGACAATCACTCAGTTGCGGCTATATGGATATTATAAGCACATACATGTACAGAATGTTAGGGTAAAACATATTTGCCGGCGCTTAACATATTCTCTCCCAAACATCATTTCGACATATTGTAAATCATTTCGAAAAACTATTCTGATATATTCCTGTTTAATACTTTATTTCAAGCACTTCAATCTATTGTATGTACATGGTAATGTTCAGTTAGAAAATGATAAAAGACTTTTCCTttaatttataaatcattttgacATGGAAATAGGTCATACATATGCTTTATGTAACTGCATAGATAACTACCAACAATTTTTTCATCGATTGTGACTTGGTCAACGATTTCAAGAATATACCAACAGACAGAATAGAATCCTcaattaaagtaaaaatatttccCTTCATTAAAATCCTTGACATTGAATACTAGATTGGAGACcgcatttgtatttttattaatcTCTTCGTTACTTCGATAGATATTTCGGTctacatatcatttgtatatacAATGACAAAGAACAAAATTGTCAAATACATACAACATATACAAAGATTTTCATTAACAAATTTGAATTATgctttgaagaaaagaaaaaaacgtcATAGAAAGTGAGAAGCTGTCCAATTTACCATGATTGATTAATACATTTGAATAAAGCAAAACAAGGACATCATTCATAGTTAACATTGTATTTAATAAAAGTGCGTTAAGATGAATAGATTTCATCTGTGTATTGTGTACAGGGAAGACAAATGCTGGTTTTATATTttggaataaatatatatatatatcttcaatTTCGATTAGACTTTTAAAAATGTAAGAAACTACAACTAATGATTTATATATGGTAATACAATAGTATGTATTAAAAGGGGAATAATAAATGgccatcaaaattcaaattacTCTCTATCAAAATTTATCTTCTCAACCAACACGAACATAACTATTATTAAGCAAAAATATTGAAGGAGTTTGAACAAACTGTCGGCATTATCATGGGACCAATTGTTCCCCTCTTCTTGCCCACTTGTTCTTTTATTCTTATTAGGCTGAATTCGTAAGGAACGTCTAAGgaatatttaccgggtttgtattaacatgagcaacacgaaggatgcctcatgtggagcaggatctgcttacctttccggagaaTCTGAGATAACCAAAGTgtttggttcgtgttgctaagtctttaattttctatattgttatccattcgtttggtgtgtttgaatttttcattttgtcatttattATAGGACTTTCTGTTTTAAGTTTTCCTCAGGGTTTATCTTTTTGCTATCTTTGTTTCAATTGTTACACTTTGTAACGAATTACTCTGATTCAAACCAAAAATTGTCTAAAACTGACGTAATCactttgcttgatttcttgattgacaacatatttgttacgtttggaggacttgtttttcaac includes:
- the LOC139525222 gene encoding neural cell adhesion molecule 1-like; this translates as MKKEVGKKRSTVGSHWNSDSLLKNKSSKRNKYVVNQEIKQNRLVLYAGATGSGTASDPFQTYAKRGYEAVLQCKYERSRLKWYSNGNNIIASESNVIDGTKYNISVTNTGLYYRLHVLNAQPDDEGTYICRGGLSETYYIHLILYEQPLRLTIQNASMENILIGIEGQDLLIECVAVQGIPAPMLSLVVLDTTVQTDVQELRYILRNIPRIYDKTNVSCVANSNALDIAMTTTALIYLNLMPLMPVFSAPLVNTLEMVPFSISCTSTGSRPAAAIWWMIGQTDVTNLASSQEKKGGDETFTVTSTLTYTVDRNFNLQSIKCTANNTIGGFSNQINLFVRFPPDVSVSNVTYEMNDPTRTINCTADGYPDTYTFYKWQHRSLYGQTIRELEGDTILTLPAVPTALRYQDNGEYVCTVSNGIQGTDGSEKRKGAAKFTVYAQPVFTADNDERNIQYGEIDTTVHIVVHVFSVPKFIYNAWFNNGKQIQTSTKFLFSESLTKVEDVFHGKTVKVDGYKSILTINDLTKEDFTNYTLILENGIGKSVEHTVALEISTSTIKPETLSSGVIIGAVCGSMVSVIVLIAVVVFVMIKIRKGHQQSETTVKFEKTDSDDHTHNYEEVQNSSGTQNESNINRDQSPIKHYHALGLQDVPNAYDNLSNEALQANRDLRPSRNYEKLGLKDAPNVYEDLTDKESQKIGGQSSGTHYEDLGRKNEAYVYDDLNIEACEETTSKSPTQCYEELGVKNNPTVYDDLINEDAENKVYENSSKQWTQEN